One segment of Panicum virgatum strain AP13 chromosome 3K, P.virgatum_v5, whole genome shotgun sequence DNA contains the following:
- the LOC120697685 gene encoding protein NEN4-like translates to MNGSGNNRRMSEIVFFDVETTAPSPAGRWWLLEFGAILVCPRKLVEVASYETLIRPGDLSAVSRRFTDVEAIASAPTFREVADKIFEILDGRVWAGHNIQRFDCPRLREAFADIGRPAPEPAGVIDSLNVLAAEFGRRAGDLKMATLATYFGIGTQKHRSLDDARMNLEVLKHCATVLLLESTLPQAMQLAGRDGAVTRRSGSTASAAHHRPAMSQTKLPFAPVKAVPAAGTAHKSGGKRDSLGKPVGRAANATSNKPVAEAAAAPAALSARPPRRPTAVTPFHMILRHSRAILR, encoded by the exons ATGAACGGTAGCGGTAATAACAGGAGGATGAGCGAGATCGTCTTCTTCGACGTGGAGAcgacggcgccgtcgccggcgggccGGTGGTGGCTGCTCGAGTTCGGCGCCATCCTCGTGTGCCCCAGGAAGCTCGTCGAGGTGGCCAGCTACGAGACGCTCATCCGCCCGGGGGACCTCTCCGCCGTCTCCAGGCGCTTCACGGACGTCGAGGCCATCGCCTCCGCGCCCACCTTCCGGGAGGTGGCCGACAAGATATTCGAAATCCTCGACG GCCGCGTGTGGGCCGGCCACAACATCCAGCGCTTCGACTGCCCGCGCCTCCGGGAGGCGTTCGCCGACATCGGCCGCCCGGCGCCGGAGCCCGCCGGCGTGATCGACTCCCTCAACGTGCTGGCCGCCGAgttcggccgccgcgccggcgacctCAAGATGGCCACCCTGGCCACCTACTTCGGCATCGGCACGCAGAAGCACCGCAGCCTGGACGACGCGCGCATGAACCTCGAGGTGCTCAAGCACTGCGCCACCGTCCTGCTGCTCGAGTCCACCCTGCCGCAGGCCATGCAGCTGGCTGGCCGCGACGGCGCCGTCACCAGGAGGAGCggctccaccgcctccgccgctcatCACCGGCCCGCCATGTCGCAGACCAAGCTACCCTTCGCCCCTGTGAAGGCCGTGCCGGCGGCTGGCACTGCTCACAAGAGCGGCGGCAAGCGGGATAGCCTGGGCAAGCCGGTGGGGAGGGCGGCCAACGCCACCAGCAATAAGCCGGTGGCAGAAGCCGCTGCTGCTCCAGCAGCATTGAGCGCCAGGCCGCCCAGGCGCCCAACGGCGGTGACGCCTTTCCACATGATCCTCAGGCACTCCAGGGCCATCCTCAGATAA
- the LOC120697684 gene encoding uncharacterized protein LOC120697684, with protein sequence MEHYMMRLGAGGGQQLSRVEPIPDRRSRFWQMDAHAQPGARIDLICPQPRRASRPPFLMDSLNRPSPKPNGALPVYRADSACDILDLILNKNDPDVDTDSSSQAGFFCGSPPVRTNNPVIHDPLFGKKTPSFSPLGSSFGKMGAGRVEVGSPSCGASSPKVRIEGFACGNKEPTNCAVTFA encoded by the exons ATGGAACACTACATGATGAGGCTCGGCGCGGGGGGCGGCCAGCAGCTCTCCAGGGTAGAGCCGATCCCCGACCGAAGGTCGAGGTTTTGGCAGATGGATGCGCATGCGCAGCCTGGGGCTCGGATAGACCTCATCTGCCCTCAGcctcgccgcgcctcccgcccgCCCTTCCTCATGGACTCGCTCAATAGACCCAGCCCCAAGCCTAACGG GGCACTCCCAGTGTATAGAGCGGACTCCGCTTGTGATATCCTTGACCTCATCCTTAACAAG AATGACCCTGATGTGGATACTGATTCAAGCAGCCAGGCGGGCTTTTTCTGTGGCTCGCCTCCTGTGCGCACTAACAACCCTGTTATCCATGACCCACTGTTTGGTAAGAAAACCCCATCCTTTTCTCCTCTAGGGAGCTCTTTCGGCAAAATGGGAGCTGGAAGAGTTGAGGTAGGTTCTCCGTCTTGTGGGGCGAGCAGCCCAAAAGTAAGAATCGAAGGTTTTGCTTGCGGGAACAAAGAGCCCACCAACTGTGCAGTTACATTTGCCTGA
- the LOC120697686 gene encoding probable jasmonic acid carboxyl methyltransferase 2 → MLLASSSSAVVSMNGSGEGDTSYANNSNFQRVIASVTRKARRDMAAALYCALGRPASLAIADLGCGTGPNALLMVSDAVDAVLAETNNNKGASAAPLPQLHVFLNDLPANDFNAVFRLLPSSPLAAAGCLVSAWPGSFYRRLFPEASLDYVVSSSSLHFLSKAPPMAPEHLNRRRVHVSAAGPAAVLDAYRAQFHADFVAFLRCRAAETRARGLLLLTFVGRRSARPTAHDCYLWDLLADALMDMAAAGLVDEERVHSFNAPYYAPCPDDLARVVAEEGSFAIRTMHLFDTTRCHLLAGGGRSHPPTSNSNKHDGEGDDELPRWLAAETAATIKAVVEPMLRTHFGWAAMDGLFCRYRLLLEAYYRSKATRNKDDITNVFLVLEKKQRCY, encoded by the coding sequence ATGCTTCTGGCCAGCTCGTCGTCGGCGGTCGTGAGCATGaacggcagcggcgagggcgacaCGAGCTACGCCAACAACTCCAACTTCCAGCGTGTCATCGCCTCCGTCACCAGGAAGGCCAGGCGGGACATGGCCGCCGCGCTGTACTGCGCCCtgggccgcccggcctcccTGGCCATCGCCGACCTGGGCTGCGGCACCGGGCCCAACGCGCTGCTCATGGTGtccgacgccgtcgacgccgtgCTGGCGGagaccaacaacaacaagggcgcCTCGGCGGCGCCCCTGCCGCAGCTGCACGTCTTCCTCAACGACCTCCCCGCCAACGACTTCAACGCCGTCTTCCGCCTCCTCCCGTCGtcaccgctcgccgccgccggctgcctcgTGTCGGCCTGGCCGGGCTCCTTCTACCGCCGCCTCTTCCCGGAGGCCAGCCTCGACTACGTGGtctcctcctccagcctccACTTCCTCTCAAAGGCGCCGCCGATGGCGCCGGAGCATCTGAACCGGAGGCGCGTGCACGTCTCGGcggccggcccggcggcggtgctggacgCGTACCGGGCGCAGTTCCACGCCGACTTCGTCGCCTTCCtccgctgccgcgccgccgagacgCGGGCCcggggcctcctcctcctcaccttCGTCGGCAGGAGGAGCGCGCGCCCCACCGCACACGACTGCTACCTCTGGGACCTCCTCGCCGACGCCCTCATGgacatggccgccgccgggctcgtCGACGAGGAGCGGGTGCACTCCTTCAACGCGCCCTACTACGCGCCCTGCCCCGACGACCTCGCCAGGGTCGTCGCCGAGGAGGGCTCCTTCGCCATCAGGACCATGCACCTCTTCGACACCACGCGCTGCcacctgctcgccggcggcggccgctctCACCCGCCGACTAGTAATAGTAATAAACACGACGGCGAAGGCGACGACGAGTTGCCGCGGTGGCTCGCCGCGGAGACGGCGGCCACCATCAAGGCGGTCGTAGAGCCTATGCTGCGGACCCACTTCGGCTGGGCCGCCATGGACGGGCTCTTCTGCAGGTACCGCCTCCTGCTCGAGGCATACTACCGCAGCAAGGCCACCAGGAACAAGGATGACATCACCAACGTCTTCCTCGTCCTGGAGAAGAAACAACGCTGCTACTAG